One stretch of Rhodoferax lithotrophicus DNA includes these proteins:
- a CDS encoding DsbE family thiol:disulfide interchange protein produces the protein MKRGLIPLGIFVVLLVFLAIGLTRDPHEIPSPLIGKPAPTFSAPVLGKPGERVSNKDMLGKVWLLNTWASWCVACRQEHPLLVEFVKTNPLPIIGLDYKDKEADGMNWLARYGDPYSKAIADTDGRIGIDFGVYGVPESFLIDKAGIIRYKQIGPFTEEALRDKLVPLIKELNQ, from the coding sequence ATGAAAAGGGGGCTGATTCCTTTAGGCATCTTTGTTGTCTTGCTGGTATTTTTAGCCATAGGACTCACCCGCGATCCACATGAAATTCCATCCCCGCTGATTGGCAAACCAGCACCAACTTTTTCAGCACCAGTATTGGGTAAACCCGGTGAGCGGGTCTCAAATAAAGACATGTTGGGTAAGGTATGGCTGCTCAACACCTGGGCCAGCTGGTGTGTGGCTTGTCGACAGGAACATCCTTTGCTGGTGGAATTTGTCAAGACGAATCCCTTGCCTATCATCGGTTTGGACTACAAAGACAAAGAGGCTGATGGCATGAATTGGCTAGCCCGTTATGGTGACCCTTACTCCAAAGCCATCGCAGATACTGATGGCCGCATAGGCATTGATTTTGGTGTCTACGGTGTACCTGAGAGTTTCTTGATCGACAAGGCAGGCATTATTCGTTACAAACAAATCGGACCATTCACTGAAGAAGCTTTGCGTGACAAGCTGGTACCCTTGATCAAGGAATTGAACCAATGA
- a CDS encoding heme lyase CcmF/NrfE family subunit, translating into MIPELGHFALILALLVAAALGTLSLAGGQNGRADWMALAKPGAQALWLLTGFSFLCLTYAFYTNDFSVLYVSQHSNTLLPDIYRIAAVWGGHEGSLLLWLLMLTTWMMAVSLFSRQLPDVMVSRVLGVLGLIAVGFLLFMLITSNPFIRLSDIPANGRDLNPLLQDPGLVFHPPMLYMGYVGMSIPFAFSIAALLNGRLDAAWARWTRPWATAAWICLTIGIAMGSWWAYYELGWGGWWFWDPVENASFLPWLVGTALIHSLAVTEKRGLFRSWTIMLSLIAFSLSLLGTFLVRSGVLTSVHAFATDPKRGVFILMFLAVVVGGSLLLFAARSGKVRSGGSFALVSRESFLLINNILLTTAAAAVLLGTLYPLIIDALNLGKLSVGPPYFNSVFAPIMIPVLFFMVIGSFARWKNDSVADLTKKLRSIATVSVVLGCAAPFLAGSWSALVAIGLTLAIWIVLASAMQIVRQLRDTVNWKSTPISYWGMHVAHIGIAVCVVGITMVKGYETEKDVRMTLGDTVEVGGYTFRLTDIKEIPGPNYTADQGSVDVIKGDKVLRTLHPQKRTYFSSTMPMTEAAIDSGLTRDVYVSLGEKLENEGKPAWAMRVYHKPFVTWIWYGCLLMALGGGMAALDKRYRKKMASKLNLNDIKGVTV; encoded by the coding sequence ATGATTCCTGAACTTGGACACTTTGCATTGATTTTGGCCCTGCTGGTGGCTGCCGCACTTGGCACACTAAGTTTGGCAGGCGGCCAAAATGGTCGGGCAGACTGGATGGCATTGGCCAAGCCAGGCGCACAAGCACTTTGGCTTTTGACCGGTTTTTCTTTTCTGTGCCTCACTTACGCCTTCTATACCAACGATTTTTCGGTGTTGTATGTGTCTCAACACTCCAATACCCTGCTCCCCGATATTTACCGCATCGCTGCTGTTTGGGGTGGTCATGAAGGTTCATTGTTATTGTGGCTGCTGATGCTGACCACCTGGATGATGGCGGTGTCCCTCTTCTCACGTCAACTACCTGATGTGATGGTGTCACGGGTACTCGGTGTACTGGGTTTGATTGCTGTAGGTTTTTTGCTTTTTATGCTGATTACCTCCAACCCATTCATTCGTTTGAGCGATATTCCAGCCAATGGGCGTGACCTGAATCCCTTGTTACAAGACCCTGGCTTGGTATTTCACCCACCCATGCTCTACATGGGCTATGTAGGCATGTCCATTCCATTTGCCTTTTCCATTGCAGCCCTGCTCAATGGCCGCCTGGATGCGGCCTGGGCCAGATGGACACGGCCGTGGGCTACTGCCGCATGGATTTGCTTGACCATTGGCATTGCCATGGGTTCATGGTGGGCTTACTACGAGTTGGGCTGGGGTGGCTGGTGGTTTTGGGACCCTGTTGAAAACGCTTCATTCTTGCCCTGGCTGGTTGGTACCGCATTGATACATTCACTGGCTGTCACTGAAAAGCGTGGTCTGTTCAGAAGCTGGACCATCATGCTGTCCCTGATCGCTTTTTCTCTCAGCTTGCTCGGAACTTTCCTCGTGCGCTCTGGAGTTTTAACATCTGTCCACGCCTTCGCTACAGATCCCAAACGCGGCGTGTTCATTTTGATGTTCTTGGCAGTGGTGGTTGGAGGCTCACTGCTGCTCTTTGCAGCCCGCTCAGGTAAAGTTCGCTCGGGTGGCTCATTTGCCTTGGTCTCACGCGAAAGCTTTTTGCTGATCAACAATATTTTACTAACCACAGCCGCTGCAGCGGTTCTCTTGGGAACACTTTATCCCTTGATCATTGATGCACTCAACCTGGGTAAGTTGTCGGTTGGACCTCCGTACTTCAACTCTGTATTTGCACCCATCATGATTCCAGTCCTGTTTTTCATGGTGATCGGCAGTTTTGCCCGCTGGAAAAACGACAGTGTGGCGGATCTCACTAAAAAACTACGCTCCATTGCTACCGTCTCCGTTGTTTTAGGTTGTGCAGCACCTTTTCTGGCTGGTTCGTGGTCTGCCTTGGTTGCCATTGGTTTGACCTTGGCCATCTGGATTGTGTTGGCATCTGCAATGCAAATCGTCCGCCAGCTGAGAGACACGGTGAACTGGAAATCAACGCCTATTTCCTATTGGGGCATGCATGTAGCACACATCGGTATTGCCGTGTGTGTGGTGGGTATCACCATGGTCAAAGGTTACGAAACTGAAAAAGATGTGCGCATGACTCTGGGTGATACCGTTGAGGTGGGTGGTTACACCTTTCGCCTGACCGATATCAAAGAAATTCCTGGACCAAACTACACGGCCGACCAAGGCTCTGTTGATGTGATCAAAGGTGACAAAGTGCTGCGGACTTTGCATCCTCAAAAACGCACCTATTTTTCTTCCACCATGCCCATGACCGAGGCTGCGATTGACAGTGGATTAACACGTGATGTGTATGTGTCCTTAGGTGAGAAACTGGAAAATGAAGGCAAACCAGCCTGGGCGATGCGGGTCTACCATAAACCTTTTGTCACCTGGATTTGGTATGGCTGCCTGCTCATGGCATTGGGGGGTGGTATGGCGGCACTGGACAAACGTTATCGCAAAAAAATGGCCAGCAAGCTCAACCTGAATGACATTAAAGGCGTGACCGTATGA
- the ccmE gene encoding cytochrome c maturation protein CcmE, whose protein sequence is MKPRHKRAAIIVGGLATIGVAAYFVLNAFQSNLVFFFTPTQVETGEAPKNRTFRIGGMVKTGSIKRDNLTVSFVVTDTVKEVPVSYTGILPDLFKEGKGVVAQGKLDSNGHFTASEVLAKHDENYMPPEAQHAMDQAQIQKANQTLK, encoded by the coding sequence ATGAAACCACGCCATAAACGCGCTGCCATCATCGTTGGTGGCCTGGCCACCATCGGTGTGGCAGCCTACTTTGTACTCAATGCTTTTCAGAGCAATCTGGTTTTTTTCTTCACCCCCACGCAGGTAGAAACCGGTGAAGCACCCAAAAACCGCACTTTTCGTATTGGTGGGATGGTCAAAACAGGCTCCATCAAACGTGACAATCTGACGGTGTCTTTTGTCGTGACAGATACCGTCAAAGAAGTACCGGTGTCTTACACCGGTATCTTGCCTGACTTGTTCAAAGAAGGTAAAGGTGTTGTGGCCCAAGGAAAACTCGACAGTAATGGTCACTTCACTGCCTCCGAAGTGTTGGCCAAGCATGACGAAAACTACATGCCGCCAGAAGCCCAGCACGCCATGGATCAGGCCCAAATCCAAAAAGCAAACCAAACGCTGAAATAG
- the ccmD gene encoding heme exporter protein CcmD — translation MQWLSVADFLNMGGYAFYVWGSFGITAAVVVIEILQVRAQRREILRNLFSQSESEDDLHQKPL, via the coding sequence ATGCAGTGGCTTAGCGTTGCAGATTTTTTGAACATGGGAGGTTATGCCTTCTATGTTTGGGGTAGTTTTGGCATTACAGCAGCTGTTGTTGTGATTGAAATATTACAAGTGCGTGCTCAAAGACGCGAAATATTACGAAACCTTTTTAGTCAGAGTGAATCAGAAGATGATTTACATCAAAAACCATTATGA
- the ccmC gene encoding heme ABC transporter permease CcmC yields the protein MKTRVIHWFKFASPQNFYYLAGKMWPWFAGLATVLALAGLWISFFVAPIDAQQGQGYRIIFVHVPASQMSMFIYLVMAGWAGFGLAFNTRLSGMMASALAPTGALFAFLSLVTGALWGKPMWGAWWVWDARLTSELILLFLYLGFLALQASIDDPRRADKACAILALVGAVNVPIIYFSVKWWNTLHQGASVSMKGASMATPMLMGMLIMVLAFWMYTIAITLVRVRSIILDRERHTDWVKHAVA from the coding sequence ATGAAAACACGCGTGATTCACTGGTTCAAGTTTGCATCACCGCAAAACTTTTATTATCTGGCCGGCAAAATGTGGCCTTGGTTTGCCGGCTTGGCCACCGTTTTGGCACTGGCAGGATTATGGATTTCATTTTTTGTCGCGCCCATTGATGCGCAACAAGGTCAGGGCTACCGGATCATTTTTGTGCACGTGCCAGCCTCTCAAATGTCCATGTTTATTTATCTTGTCATGGCGGGTTGGGCTGGTTTTGGCTTGGCATTCAACACCAGACTCTCCGGCATGATGGCCTCTGCACTCGCCCCCACAGGTGCTCTTTTTGCATTTTTGTCTTTGGTCACTGGCGCTTTGTGGGGCAAACCCATGTGGGGGGCTTGGTGGGTATGGGATGCTCGCCTGACATCGGAGCTGATTTTGTTGTTTCTGTATTTGGGCTTTTTAGCCTTGCAAGCTTCTATTGATGACCCCCGCAGGGCTGACAAAGCCTGTGCCATTCTGGCCTTGGTAGGTGCCGTAAATGTGCCCATCATTTATTTTTCAGTGAAATGGTGGAACACTTTGCATCAAGGAGCTTCGGTGTCCATGAAAGGCGCTTCTATGGCCACACCCATGCTGATGGGCATGCTGATCATGGTTCTGGCCTTCTGGATGTACACCATCGCCATCACTTTGGTCAGGGTGCGCAGCATCATTCTTGACCGTGAACGTCATACAGATTGGGTAAAACATGCAGTGGCTTAG
- the ccmB gene encoding heme exporter protein CcmB — translation MSTSLKPMALGYVLLAVLRREVSLGMRQKGEVLTPLVFFVVIASLFPLGVGPESALLLRMAPGVLWVSALLAAMLSLQRMFATDYADGSLEQMALSTTPLALLVLAKALAHFVLAGLPLVFMAPVLGLQFGLDTRALGILMLSLLLGTPTLSLIGSIGAALTLGVRGAGVLLSLLILPLYIPVLIFGAGAVEADAAGLSIGGHLSLMAALLVLSLFFSPLATAAALRISLE, via the coding sequence ATGAGCACCTCCCTCAAACCCATGGCTTTGGGCTATGTGCTGCTAGCTGTTCTCCGGCGCGAAGTGTCACTGGGTATGCGCCAAAAAGGTGAAGTGCTGACACCTTTGGTGTTTTTTGTGGTCATCGCAAGCCTCTTTCCATTGGGAGTGGGTCCTGAATCTGCCCTGCTGCTACGCATGGCTCCAGGGGTGTTGTGGGTTAGTGCACTTCTGGCCGCCATGTTGTCACTGCAGCGTATGTTTGCTACCGATTACGCAGACGGCTCACTGGAACAGATGGCGCTCTCCACTACCCCACTGGCTTTACTGGTACTGGCCAAAGCCCTGGCCCATTTTGTACTGGCTGGCTTGCCCTTGGTATTCATGGCACCTGTATTAGGCTTGCAATTTGGCCTTGACACTCGTGCCTTAGGCATATTGATGCTGTCCTTGTTACTGGGTACACCAACCTTGAGTCTGATTGGCAGCATTGGTGCGGCCCTGACATTAGGTGTGCGAGGGGCTGGGGTTTTATTGTCTTTATTGATCTTGCCTCTGTATATTCCAGTTCTTATTTTTGGGGCTGGTGCGGTTGAAGCGGATGCTGCCGGGCTGAGTATTGGCGGTCACCTGTCCCTGATGGCTGCATTACTGGTACTTTCGCTCTTTTTCTCACCTTTGGCCACAGCCGCCGCATTGAGGATTTCATTGGAATGA
- the ccmA gene encoding cytochrome c biogenesis heme-transporting ATPase CcmA codes for MKTSHSLSFSKLGCIKGGRQLFKNVDCTLEAGNWLHVAGANGVGKTSLLRMVCGLAPIESGHIFWNGLPIQTQSENFRHDLCYLGHLNALQESMTVDENLAFTSALGGMTPDRLKTQEVLTQFGLRGRGKQLVRHLSQGQKRRVALSRLVLSPAKLWVLDEPYVAMDEAGIGLLANLIADHLSKGGMAVLTSHQRVAIGQIPAQMLELQAQ; via the coding sequence TTGAAAACATCCCACTCCCTGTCTTTTTCCAAGCTTGGCTGCATCAAGGGTGGGCGACAACTTTTCAAGAACGTAGATTGCACGCTGGAAGCGGGGAACTGGTTACATGTAGCTGGTGCCAATGGTGTCGGAAAAACCAGCTTGTTGCGAATGGTATGTGGCCTCGCACCCATTGAGTCAGGCCACATTTTCTGGAATGGCCTTCCGATTCAGACCCAGAGCGAAAATTTCCGCCATGACCTTTGTTACCTGGGCCACCTCAATGCGTTGCAAGAATCCATGACAGTAGATGAAAACCTGGCTTTCACTTCTGCCTTGGGCGGGATGACACCAGACCGGTTGAAGACCCAAGAGGTTCTGACGCAATTTGGGTTGCGTGGCCGTGGCAAGCAATTGGTCCGTCACCTATCACAAGGCCAAAAACGTCGGGTCGCCCTGTCTCGTTTGGTCTTGAGTCCTGCCAAACTTTGGGTGCTGGATGAACCTTACGTGGCCATGGATGAAGCCGGTATTGGCCTACTGGCCAACCTGATTGCTGACCACCTCTCCAAGGGGGGGATGGCTGTGCTCACCAGCCATCAGCGCGTAGCCATTGGGCAAATACCCGCCCAAATGCTGGAGTTACAAGCGCAATGA
- the rquA gene encoding rhodoquinone biosynthesis methyltransferase RquA, producing the protein MQQKITPTITVPGTVCPVTLPEYLEKTYWWAYTHPNAVRVFERQWLVNLILWGNFAKLRDLALQEMGSEIQGNVLQVACVYGNFTQHLIQRLGPQGHLNVIDVAPVQITNLHAKLGPQKQVSIFQQDSTDLQFADASQDTVVVFFLLHEQPAEVRRKTIAEAMRVTKPGGKIVFVDYHHPKATSPFRYLMVPILTTLEPFAMDLWHGQIADWLPGDCQHLPLDKQTYFGGLYQKVVIQR; encoded by the coding sequence GTGCAACAAAAAATCACACCCACCATTACCGTTCCAGGTACCGTTTGTCCAGTCACCCTGCCTGAATATCTTGAGAAAACCTACTGGTGGGCCTATACCCATCCCAATGCTGTACGCGTGTTTGAACGCCAATGGCTGGTGAATCTGATCTTGTGGGGTAACTTTGCAAAACTGCGTGATCTGGCTCTGCAGGAAATGGGGAGCGAGATTCAAGGCAATGTGCTCCAAGTGGCTTGCGTTTATGGCAATTTCACCCAGCATTTGATACAACGCCTTGGCCCACAAGGGCATTTGAATGTGATCGATGTGGCACCGGTTCAAATCACCAACCTGCACGCCAAACTGGGGCCTCAAAAACAGGTCAGCATCTTCCAGCAAGACTCGACAGACCTGCAATTTGCCGATGCCAGTCAGGACACCGTGGTGGTGTTTTTCTTGCTGCACGAGCAGCCTGCCGAGGTGCGACGCAAAACCATTGCCGAAGCCATGCGTGTCACCAAGCCCGGTGGCAAGATTGTCTTTGTGGATTACCACCACCCCAAGGCGACCAGCCCATTTCGCTACCTGATGGTACCGATACTGACTACGCTGGAGCCCTTTGCCATGGACTTATGGCATGGTCAGATTGCAGACTGGTTACCCGGTGATTGTCAACATCTGCCTCTAGACAAACAAACCTACTTCGGTGGCCTGTACCAAAAGGTAGTCATTCAACGTTAA
- a CDS encoding c-type cytochrome gives MFNKKEVNMKNVNFSNWLHVLLAVGLTTVVLTVQAQAVDVAAAEDLIKVNKCGKCHSVDKQKDGPSFKKTAAKYKGKSDGEAKLYVHLTTGPTIEIDGVKEEHTKVKAKDDAAIKNLARYVLSR, from the coding sequence ATGTTTAATAAAAAAGAGGTGAATATGAAGAATGTTAATTTTTCTAATTGGTTGCATGTCTTGCTGGCCGTTGGTTTGACAACGGTTGTATTGACAGTTCAGGCCCAGGCCGTTGACGTTGCGGCTGCTGAAGATCTGATCAAAGTTAATAAATGTGGCAAATGTCATTCAGTGGACAAGCAAAAGGATGGCCCATCGTTCAAAAAGACGGCCGCCAAATACAAAGGAAAGTCCGATGGAGAAGCCAAGCTATACGTCCATTTGACCACCGGCCCCACGATTGAAATTGACGGTGTGAAGGAAGAGCACACCAAAGTCAAGGCCAAAGACGATGCGGCCATCAAGAATCTGGCGCGCTACGTTTTATCGCGGTAA
- a CDS encoding NapC/NirT family cytochrome c → MTEMLKKMRQRWKLVLGLAVGLLIFSVSVGISGAYVLAYTSTEEFCVSCHEMSYNYAEYKGTIHDTNRTGVRAICTNCHVPHEPGPLLWAKIKASKDVYYTYISPSIDTKEKFEAKRSVMAQRVWLQMKESDSHQCRSCHRADKMSVDLQSAKAQVRHAKGKAEGKTCIECHFAIAHKEPDGPGPAELFGNTATNSQ, encoded by the coding sequence ATGACTGAAATGCTTAAAAAAATGCGCCAACGTTGGAAATTGGTACTTGGACTGGCCGTGGGATTGCTGATTTTTTCAGTCTCCGTGGGGATCTCAGGTGCTTATGTTCTGGCTTACACCAGTACCGAGGAGTTTTGTGTGAGTTGCCATGAGATGTCCTACAACTACGCAGAGTACAAGGGCACGATTCACGACACCAACCGCACCGGTGTGCGTGCGATCTGTACCAATTGCCATGTGCCACATGAACCGGGGCCGTTGCTCTGGGCCAAGATCAAGGCCAGCAAAGATGTGTATTACACCTACATCTCACCTTCGATTGACACCAAGGAAAAGTTCGAGGCCAAACGTTCGGTGATGGCACAACGGGTGTGGCTGCAGATGAAGGAGAGCGACTCTCACCAGTGCCGCAGTTGCCACAGGGCCGACAAGATGAGTGTGGATTTGCAGTCCGCCAAAGCCCAGGTGCGCCACGCCAAAGGCAAAGCGGAAGGTAAGACCTGCATCGAATGCCATTTCGCCATTGCCCACAAGGAGCCAGATGGCCCGGGTCCGGCAGAGTTGTTCGGTAACACGGCGACAAATTCTCAATGA
- a CDS encoding cytochrome C has translation MMKLKLLTAVAGVVMALPSMAADVTYRADIEPFIQKQCAECHSEKAGAPTLQEFKVSKEAEEKYTKDKVGPRNDTYESLVQIIAYPDPGAFMRRLDDGTSPQAKGKPGNMYKHLGETDAQRAAALVMIKAWVGEGGWNLNRWEPKGDIPAVTKEQLDKLKLKY, from the coding sequence ATGATGAAGTTGAAACTGTTGACCGCAGTGGCCGGTGTTGTGATGGCCTTGCCATCAATGGCAGCGGATGTGACCTATCGGGCTGATATTGAGCCGTTTATTCAGAAACAATGCGCGGAGTGTCATTCTGAAAAGGCCGGTGCACCCACCTTGCAGGAATTCAAGGTGTCCAAGGAAGCAGAAGAAAAGTACACCAAAGACAAAGTTGGCCCACGTAACGACACCTACGAGAGCCTGGTGCAGATCATTGCTTACCCTGATCCAGGTGCCTTCATGCGTCGCCTGGACGACGGGACTAGCCCGCAAGCAAAAGGCAAGCCTGGCAACATGTACAAGCATTTGGGCGAGACCGATGCACAGCGCGCTGCGGCTTTGGTCATGATCAAGGCTTGGGTGGGTGAGGGTGGCTGGAACCTGAACCGCTGGGAGCCCAAAGGAGACATACCCGCAGTGACCAAAGAGCAATTGGACAAGCTCAAGCTCAAGTATTGA
- the gstA gene encoding glutathione transferase GstA, which produces MKLYYSPGACSLSPHIVLKEAGLAFEAIAAPTKTHKLADGTDYYGINPLGYVPYLVLDDGRTLHEGPVIVQYIADLVPDKQLAPANGSWERYKLQEWLNTIGTELHKGFSPLFTPGMPEEAKTMAKTRLMSRLQWVDGELAGKNYLMGDTFTVADAYLFVVAGWGKHVGVDISALANLVAFVARVGARPAVQEALRAEGLIK; this is translated from the coding sequence ATGAAACTTTACTACTCTCCTGGTGCTTGCTCACTGTCGCCCCACATCGTCCTCAAAGAAGCGGGTCTGGCATTTGAGGCCATTGCCGCCCCCACCAAGACCCACAAGCTGGCCGACGGCACCGACTACTACGGCATCAACCCGCTGGGTTATGTGCCCTATCTGGTGCTGGATGACGGGCGTACCTTGCATGAAGGCCCGGTCATCGTGCAATACATTGCCGACTTGGTGCCCGACAAACAGCTGGCCCCCGCCAACGGTAGCTGGGAGCGCTACAAGCTGCAGGAATGGCTCAACACCATTGGAACCGAGCTGCACAAAGGCTTCTCGCCATTGTTCACACCCGGCATGCCCGAAGAGGCCAAGACCATGGCCAAAACCCGCCTGATGTCCCGCCTGCAATGGGTCGATGGTGAACTGGCTGGTAAAAACTACCTGATGGGCGACACCTTCACTGTGGCAGATGCTTACCTGTTTGTGGTGGCTGGCTGGGGTAAACATGTGGGTGTGGACATTTCAGCCCTTGCCAACCTGGTGGCTTTCGTCGCCCGCGTTGGTGCTCGGCCTGCCGTGCAAGAGGCCTTGCGTGCTGAAGGGTTGATCAAGTAA
- a CDS encoding 6-phosphofructokinase yields the protein MASGKILVAQGGGPTAVINQSLVGVALEARRFGQIGHIYGARHGVRGIIDEDFVDLTQETSHNLELVANTPSSALGSTRDKPDAAYCHEIFKVLQAHQIGHFFYIGGNDSSDTVRIVSQEAQAANYDLRCIHIPKTIDNDLVGNDHTPGFPSAARFVAQAFAGANLDNAALPGVYVGVVMGRHAGFLTAASALGKKFPDDGPHLIYLPERVFDLNKFLLDVKTMYERHGRCVIAVSEGIHDASGTPIAALLAKEMEHDAHGNVQLSGNGALADLLCEEIKAKLKIKRVRGDTFGYLQRSFIGCVSDVDQREAREVGEKAVQFAMWGSRDGSVAIKRTGFYSVDYELLPVEDVAGKTRVMEDEFIAANGTDVTDAFRMYLRPLLGSGMPDAFRLRHNPVAKVLHK from the coding sequence ATGGCCTCTGGAAAAATACTCGTCGCCCAAGGTGGCGGCCCCACCGCTGTCATCAACCAATCCCTCGTCGGCGTGGCGCTGGAAGCACGGCGCTTTGGCCAGATTGGCCACATCTACGGTGCACGCCACGGCGTGCGTGGCATCATTGACGAAGACTTTGTGGACTTGACTCAGGAGACCAGCCACAACCTGGAGCTGGTGGCCAACACCCCGTCCAGCGCGCTGGGCTCCACGCGCGACAAACCCGATGCGGCTTATTGCCACGAAATTTTCAAGGTGCTGCAAGCCCACCAGATTGGTCACTTTTTCTACATTGGCGGCAACGATTCGAGCGACACGGTACGCATCGTCAGCCAGGAAGCACAGGCGGCCAACTACGATTTGCGCTGCATCCACATCCCCAAAACCATTGACAACGACCTGGTGGGCAACGACCACACCCCTGGCTTTCCGTCAGCCGCCCGTTTTGTGGCGCAAGCTTTTGCCGGGGCCAACCTGGACAACGCCGCCCTGCCCGGGGTCTATGTGGGCGTGGTCATGGGCCGCCATGCCGGCTTTCTGACTGCGGCCTCAGCCCTGGGTAAAAAATTCCCGGACGATGGCCCGCACCTGATCTACCTGCCCGAGCGTGTGTTCGATCTGAACAAATTCCTGCTTGATGTCAAGACCATGTACGAGCGCCATGGCCGCTGTGTGATTGCGGTGTCCGAAGGCATTCACGATGCCTCGGGCACACCCATTGCCGCCCTGCTGGCCAAAGAAATGGAGCATGATGCCCATGGCAACGTACAGCTCTCAGGCAATGGTGCCCTGGCTGACCTGCTGTGTGAAGAGATCAAGGCCAAGCTCAAAATCAAACGCGTACGCGGCGACACTTTTGGTTACCTGCAACGCTCGTTCATCGGCTGCGTGTCCGATGTGGACCAGCGCGAAGCCCGTGAGGTGGGCGAAAAAGCAGTGCAATTCGCCATGTGGGGCAGTCGTGACGGCTCAGTGGCCATCAAGCGCACCGGGTTTTATTCGGTGGACTACGAACTGCTGCCAGTGGAAGACGTAGCCGGTAAAACACGTGTCATGGAGGACGAATTCATCGCCGCCAACGGCACCGACGTGACCGATGCCTTTCGCATGTACCTGCGCCCGCTTCTGGGCTCAGGCATGCCCGATGCCTTCCGCCTGCGACACAATCCGGTAGCTAAAGTTTTACATAAATAA